The following proteins come from a genomic window of Salvia hispanica cultivar TCC Black 2014 chromosome 4, UniMelb_Shisp_WGS_1.0, whole genome shotgun sequence:
- the LOC125220462 gene encoding uncharacterized protein LOC125220462 → MSDKEKFHISGPLLLPSTMDWSNFRDQKSVAASFVRGTYVLELDHLNNRQGEASLAPPWFESFGFELSKPLADDHGDIFGAVYHRNQHQPSCVVAFRGTNTKDIPGFVTDSMINFRIWSYTLEETGRFEKALEAVLDAVNDFGVDNVWIAGHSQGAATALLSSHIQLKAHQYTFHLNPPFSTQEVAI, encoded by the exons ATGTCAGACAAGGAGAAATTTCACATTTCCGGACCATTGCTTTTGCCATCAACTATGGACTG GTCGAATTTCCGTGACCAAAAATCGGTTGCAGCTAGTTTTGTTCGAGGCACCTACGTTTTGGAGCTTGACCACCTCAACAATCGACAAGGGGAAGCATCCCTCGCGCCTCCATGGTTCGAATCTTTCGGTTTCGAGCTATCCAAACCCCTCGCCGACGACCACGGCGACATATTCGGCGCCGTATATCATCGCAATCAACACCAGCCTAGTTGCGTGGTGGCCTTCCGCGGCACCAACACCAAAGACATCCCCGGCTTCGTCACGGATAGCATGATCAACTTCCGCATATGGAGTTACACGCTGGAGGAGACCGGCCGCTTCGAGAAGGCTCTAGAAGCCGTGCTTGACGCGGTCAACGACTTCGGCGTCGACAACGTCTGGATCGCAGGGCACTCGCAAGGCGCCGCCACGGCACTCCTGAGTTCTCATATTCAGTTGAAAGCTCATCAATACACTTTTCATCTTAATCCACCATTTTCCACACAAGAGGTGGCGATCTAG
- the LOC125220464 gene encoding uncharacterized protein LOC125220464 — protein METKIDRGRVEIVKSHIGFEGGLIIDRVDIGGGSVMFWRKNDTVTVLSYSRNYIDIIVKLDGEEPWRLTGFYGFLEASRRRDSWNLIRRIKDMSMLPWVCLGNFNDLLSPIEKRGRREIYLSNCEGFRQARDYGELIGIESRGYSFAWERGRDTDNWVEEKLDRAVACPNRRRKHRLAIVEHLATATSDHIPILLHPSSLVYVVKVKPFRSENLWIRETECKEIVEKAWNSLLSNQNLEKINICGHALQTWGDSLSKQFHEKIKESKRQMSALRGRCDVEGRRRFMEAQLLYSNTLARQEIFWRQRAKQHWLRDGDRNSKFFHVKASARKKKNTISQLKDDNGVWRSWKDGRVAPSDNALLIEEVTEVEIKQTVFSMHPDKAPGPDGMNPSFFQTFWHIIGRDVVESCVQILNSESLPRDLNDTFVTLIPKKGRLETIGDFRPITLYNVLYKIISKVLANRLKRIFDKVVSKSQSAFIPGRLITDNVLLAF, from the exons atgGAGACAAAAATTGATAGAGGTCGTGTGGAAATTGTGAAATCACATATTGGTTTTGAAGGTGGTCTGATCATCGATAGAGTGGATATTGGTGGAGGCTCAGTGATGTTTTGGAGAAAGAACGATACAGTCACGGTCCTAAGTTATTCGAGAAATTATATCGATATTATAGTTAAGCTTGACGGTGAAGAGCCTTGGCGCCTTACTGGTTTCTATGGTTTTCTTGAGGCATCTCGACGTAGAGATTCTTGGAATTTGATTAGAAGGATAAAGGATATGTCGATGCTCCCTTGGGTGTGCCTAGGGAACTTTAACGATCTCTTATCGCCGATTGAGAAACGAGGAAGGAGGGAAATCTATTTGTCCAATTGTGAAGGTTTTCGACAAGCGCGTGATTATGGTGAATTGATAGGCATTGAGAGTCGAGGATATTCGTTTGCTTGGGAAAGAGGTCGAGACACAGATAATTGGGTTGAGGAGAAACTCGACAGGGCAGTGGCGTGTCCGAATCGGAGGAGGAAACATCGTCTTGCTATTGTTGAACATTTAGCCACAGCTACATCAGATCATATTCCGATCCTTCTGCATCCAAGCTCGCTGGTATATGTGGTGAAGGTTAAACCTTTCCGTTCTGAGAATTTATGGATTCGTGAAACAGAATGCAAGGAAATAGTGGAAAAGGCCTGGAACTCGTTGTTAAGCAACCAAAActtagagaaaataaatatttgtggtCATGCACTTCAAACTTGGGGGGATTCCTTATCCAAGCAGTTTCATGAGAAGATCAAGGAGAGTAAGAGGCAAATGTCAGCTCTGAGAGGAAGATGTGATGTGGAAGGGAGAAGACGGTTTATGGAGGCTCAACTATTATACTCGAACACTCTTGCAAGACAAGAAATCTTTTGGAGACAAAGGGCAAAACAACACTGGCTTCGGGATGGTGACCGCAATTCTAAGTTTTTTCATGTGAAGGCATCTgctagaaaaaagaaaaacactaTATCCCAATTGAAAGATGACAATGGTGTGTGGAGATCTTGGAAAGATG GTCGGGTGGCTCCATCAGATAATGCATTATTGATCGAGGAGGTAACTGAGGTGGAGATAAAGCAGACAGTTTTCTCTATGCACCCAGACAAGGCTCCAGGTCCCGACGGAATGAATCCTAGTTTTTTCCAGACCTTTTGGCATATTATTGGTAGAGATGTTGTCGAATCGTGTGTTCAAATCCTTAACTCTGAATCATTACCCAGAGATCTTAATGACACATTTGTTACGCTGATTCCTAAAAAGGGAAGGCTAGAGACCATAGGAGATTTTAGGCCTATCACCTTATATAATGTCCTATACAAGATCATTTCGAAGGTGCTTGCAAACAGGCTAAAAAGGATCTTTGACAAAGTGGTTTCAAAATCACAAAGCGCTTTCATTCCCGGAAGGTTGATTACAGATAATGTTCTTCTTGCTTTTTGA
- the LOC125224547 gene encoding GDSL esterase/lipase At4g10955-like, which produces MSDKEKFHVSGPSQLPSTIDWSSLCDQKSVAASLVRGAYVLELDRLQKRQGAEALAHPWWEGFGFKLSEVLEDNRSTIFGAVLVYDHLIQNQQYQPSCVVAFRGTNTKDIAGFIRDTNVNFCIGIHTLHETDRFERAREAVRGAVNAFGIDNVWIAGHSQGAATALLVGKDMAKGHGGGNPFPLKAFLFNPPFVGSTNRIGRSLVGVLVEVARTFRIDDGDDEAAFAACSCWHPHLFVHPKDFLCRGYIKYFERRRMPTAQYTLRGLLLGADSTHLIASAVLVVNHTLAPLAHWKKAHGIYQWWRPEIELRAHKYTFNLNQPFSTQEFPVS; this is translated from the exons ATGTCAGACAAGGAGAAATTTCACGTTTCCGGACCATCCCAACTGCCATCAACAATTGATTG GTCAAGTTTGTGTGACCAAAAATCGGTTGCAGCTAGTTTGGTTCGAGGCGCTTACGTTTTGGAGCTTGACCGGCTCCAAAAACGACAAGGGGCCGAAGCCCTCGCGCATCCGTGGTGGGAGGGTTTCGGTTTCAAGTTATCCGAAGTGCTCGAAGACAACCGATCCACCATATTCGGCGCCGTGTTAGTGTATGATCATCTCATACAAAACCAGCAATACCAGCCTAGCTGCGTGGTGGCCTTCAGGGGCACCAACACCAAAGATATTGCCGGCTTCATAAGGGACACCAATGTGAACTTTTGCATCGGGATCCACACGCTCCATGAGACGGACCGCTTCGAGAGGGCTCGAGAAGCCGTGCGTGGCGCAGTCAACGCTTTCGGCATCGACAACGTCTGGATCGCAGGGCACTCGCAAGGCGCGGCCACGGCACTCCTCGTGGGGAAGGACATGGCGAAGGGCCACGGCGGCGGCAATCCGTTTCCCCTCAAGGCCTTCTTGTTCAACCCACCCTTCGTCGGGTCGACCAACCGGATCGGGCGCTCGTTGGTGGGGGTGCTGGTGGAAGTTGCCAGGACATTTAGGATTGACGACGGCGACGACGAGGCGGCCTTCGCGGCGTGCTCTTGTTGGCACCCGCATCTGTTTGTGCATCCCAAGGACTTTCTTTGCCGTGGCTACATAAAGTACTTTGAACGAAGGAGGATGCCCACGGCGCAGTACACGCTACGGGGGCTCCTCCTCGGGGCAGACTCGACGCATCTCATTGCGTCGGCTGTCCTCGTAGTGAACCACACTCTGGCTCCTCTGGCGCACTGGAAAAAAGCTCATGGGATTTATCAGTGGTGGAGACCTGAAATTGAGTTGAGAGCTCATAAATACACTTTTAATCTTAACCAACCATTTTCTACACAAGAGTTCCCCGTCTCATAA
- the LOC125219525 gene encoding transcription factor bHLH149-like gives MAESSNSRKRRKIDPDSQTRIQPETGPTRWRTQAEQQIYSSKLIDALRHVRRGGHGGVRDAADRVLAASARGRTRWSRAILTNRLSLRLAQINRKHKKAARPSAGKSRPRKPAKKLPPVESKVKVLSRLVPGCRKVSLPNLLEETTDYIAALEMQVKAMTFLTGLLNAGAAAPA, from the coding sequence ATGGCGGAATCGTCGAATTCGCGCAAGCGTCGCAAAATCGACCCGGATTCCCAAACCCGGATTCAACCGGAAACGGGTCCGACCCGGTGGCGGACGCAGGCGGAGCAGCAAATCTACTCGTCGAAGCTCATCGACGCGCTCCGCCACGTCCGCCGCGGCGGCCACGGCGGCGTCCGAGACGCCGCCGACCGGGTCCTGGCGGCCTCCGCCCGGGGCAGGACCCGGTGGAGCAGAGCCATCCTGACCAACCGGCTCAGCCTCCGCCTCGCGCAAATCAACCGGAAGCACAAAAAGGCGGCGAGGCCTTCCGCCGGAAAATCGCGCCCGAGAAAGCCGGCGAAGAAACTCCCGCCGGTGGAGAGCAAAGTGAAGGTGTTGAGCCGGTTGGTCCCCGGGTGCCGGAAGGTCTCGCTGCCGAACCTTCTAGAAGAAACTACCGATTATATTGCGGCTTTGGAAATGCAAGTCAAAGCTATGACTTTTCTCACCGGCCTGCTCAATGCCGGCGCCGCCGCCCCAGCTtag
- the LOC125220461 gene encoding uncharacterized protein LOC125220461, giving the protein MSLITDEIRAAASEMYRGDDIFQEKSKFLLTEMGLPNGLLPLRDIIEVGYIKDTGFVWLIQKNKCDHRFEKIGRPVHYGAEVMAYVEQKRIKKLTGVKAKEMLMWLTICDIYVDGKITFKSPTGLSRSFPADAKLKG; this is encoded by the coding sequence ATGTCTCTGATCACCGATGAAATAAGAGCGGCGGCATCGGAGATGTACCGCGGCGACGACATCTTCCAGGAGAAATCCAAGTTCCTCCTCACCGAAATGGGGCTTCCCAACGGGCTCCTCCCTCTCCGTGACATCATCGAGGTCGGCTACATCAAGGACACCGGCTTTGTGTGGCTCATCCAGAAGAACAAATGTGACCATCGCTTCGAGAAGATTGGGCGGCCTGTGCATTACGGCGCCGAGGTCATGGCCTACGTGGAGCAGAAGAGGATAAAGAAGCTCACGGGCGTCAAGGCGAAGGAGATGCTGATGTGGCTCACCATCTGCGACATCTACGTCGACGGAAAGATCACCTTCAAGAGCCCCACCGGTCTCTCCCGCTCCTTCCCTGCCGACGCTAAATTAAAGGGTTAA
- the LOC125220463 gene encoding uncharacterized protein LOC125220463, with the protein MDPLQLLYRNPSDNGNEDGSRDEAGAESRGNTRARAEGLCEFEQPRKEPYCAVPSTAMPCWSTAFENGELVVMTCKASGYSKKKGKVILDEDKFRHLSVLERSSIRKVAIKMKVIKSTVGIWVKDNQIRPHTNVIKLAFTEANKIARMRWCLTHIQPTIAEGKLLYHAMHNTVHTVEKWFYMTKASDRYYMLPDEDESYRSCKSKRFITKVMFMCAVSRPQFGNVGLSIFDGKICIFLFTQQIRAKRKSMNRPRRTLETKPIPSVHKEAMRECLLNQAKWRPNASKKIYIQQDNAKPHLKSYDLQFEALASSDGFQFHLISQQANSPDTNALDPGFFRAIQSLQDDKQATDIDELLGNVWSSFEEITPQTLNNVFLTLQSCFSKILEVHGGNNYKVSHLNKDRLSRTVGLPTSLEVEENAFWVRVTRLHYSSISCILYEFQV; encoded by the exons ATGGACCCCCTTCAATTGCTCTATCGAAATCCCTCCGACAAT GGCAATGAAGATGGATCAAGAGATGAAGCAGGAGCAGAATCAAGAGGCAACACAAGAGCAAGGGCTGAGGGCCTCTGTGAGTTTGAGCAGCCAAGAAAAGAACCTTATTGTGCAGTTCCTTCAACAGCAATGCCGTGTTGGAGCACGGCATTTGAAAATGGGGAGCTTGTTGTCATGACATGCAAAGCATCAGGATATAGTAAGAAAAAAGGTAAAGTAATTCTTGATGAAGATAAGTTTAGACACTTGTCTGTGCTTGAGAGATCATCAATAAGAAAAGTTGCTATTAAGATGAAAGTTATCAAGTCCACAGTTGGTATATGGGTGAAGGATAACCAGATAAGACCACATACAAATGTCATAAAGCTAGCATTCACTGAAGCAAACAAAATTGCTAGAATGAGATGGTGTCTTACTCATATTCAACCAACTATAGCTGAAGGTAAGCTTCTTTATCATGCAATGCACAACACAGTTCATACCGTTGAGAAATGGTTCTACATGACAAAGGCTTCAGATAGATACTACATGTTGCCGGATGAGGATGAGTCTTACAGGTCTTGTAAGTCAAAAAGATTCATCACTAAAGTGATGTTCATGTGTGCTGTAAGTAGGCCACAATTTGGCAATGTTGGGCTGTCCATCTTTGATggtaaaatatgtatatttctATTCACACAACAAATTCGAGCCAAAAGGAAGTCAATGAATAGGCCAAGAAGGACACTTGAGACAAAGCCTATCCCATCAGTTCACAAGGAAGCCATGAGAGAGTGTCTCTTGAATCAG GCTAAGTGGCGACCCAATGCAAGCAAGAAGATATATATCCAACAAGATAATGCCAAACCCCACCTGAAATCCTATGACTTACAATTTGAGGCTCTTGCAAGTTCAGATGGTTTTCAGTTCCATCTAATAAGCCAACAAGCCAACTCTCCAGACACCAATGCATTGGACCCTGGCTTTTTTAGGGCCATACAATCACTACAAGATGACAAACAAGCCACCGATATAGATGAATTGTTGGGTAATGTTTGGAGTTCTTTTGAGGAAATCACACCACAAACTCTGAACAATGTTTTCTTAACATTGCAAAGTTGTTTCAGCAAGATCCTAGAAGTCCATGGGGGCAACAACTACAAAGTCTCCCACTTGAACAAAGATAGGTTGAGTAGGACAGTGGGGCTTCCAACCTCACTTGAAGTTGAAGAGAATGCATTTTGGGTTAGGGTAACTAGGCTGCATTACAGCTCTATAAGCTGCATTTTGTATGAATTCCAGGTGTAA